The nucleotide window TAGGCTCTACAGCTATAGTAACCACGGGCTCAGATATGTAATGTAATCTTTCAAAACTTCCTTGGACATTACTGAAACCAACAGAAATTGCTGTCTCTCCGGATCTGGCCCTGTCTAAACCTAATACTGCCGCAATATTGCCTGCTGGAATTTCCTCCGCAAGTTCTCTAGTTGGACCCATGTATAAGCTTACTTGAAGTATCCTCTGTGAAGTCTTAGCGTTAACTAACCATAATTCCTCACCAGATCTAAGGGTACCTGAGAATACTCTACCTGTTGCCACTAACCCTGCATGAGGATCAACCTTCATATCGGTTATCATAAATACTATGGGACCATTCGGATCAGCATTTAACATTGCTTTAGCTAATTCATTATCTAGATCCCCTTTCCAGATTTTTGGAATCCTATACTTCTGCGCTTCAATAGGATTAGGAACGAACTTTATAGCAGCATCTAATAATGCTTCATTAATGGGAGCTTGTGCGGCTAATTCTTCAAGTTTAGACTTATCAGAAGCAGTGTACGCATCAATAACATTCTTCATATTAATTCCTTTTTTCTGTGCCATAGGTAAACTAAATCCCCATTTATCTTTTGCAGACCCAAATATCACATTTCCAGCTTGTGGATTAATCATCCATTTTTCTTTAAATTCCGGTTCTCCATACATATCAATTAAATTATTAACTTGTCTAATTATATCTAATAACCTATTTAACATTTCTTGGGGACTTAACTTTAGTTCCTTTACTAATCTATCTACTTTGTTTATAAATAGAATTGGTCTAACTCTCTCTTCTAAACTTTGCCTCAATACTGTCTCAGTTTGTGTCATAATTCCTTCTACTGCATCTACAACTACTATCGAACCATCTAAAACCCTTAGACTTCTTGTAACTCTTCCGCTGAAATCAACGTGCCCAGGAGTATCAATTAGATTAATGACGTAACCTTTACCCTCCGCTTCGTGATATAAACTAATGTTAGCAGCCTTTACTGTTATACCTCTCTGTTGCTCTACGTTTAAATAATCTAAAGCCAAAGCTTCGCCGGCTACTTTAGGAGATATTATACCTGATGCTGCCAGTAACGTATCGCTAGTTGTGGTTTTTCCGTGATCCACATGAGCAATTATACCTATATTTCTAACTCTTGTTCTATCTTTCATTAGGCTTAGAACTTGCTCTACTGTCTTATATCTAGGCAAATGAAATCACCAACTTCTTGCACTTAAACTTATTTAGACCCATATTAAAAGGTAATGCTAAAAAAGAGACTAAAAAATCTAAAGGAAATCAAATAAAGAGGTAGTTTTCTTACTATCATTATCTAAGTTAGTTTTAGAATAATGCGTCCTTAAAATTTTATAAATATCTTCAGCTTTTTTCCTACTACCTAGTGCTTTTTCCAGTTCTGATATAGATGCATTGCAAATATTCTGTATAGTTCCAAACTTAAGTAGTAGCCTTTCGGCTAGGATAGAACCAACATTAGGAAAAGACTCTACAATGTAAAGTTGTATATCAGAAACACTTTCCAATTTAGCCTTATTATGTAAACTAATTCGATTACTCTTGTTTTCACCAAATTGGAATTTTTCAGCTATTTTTTTCAAAACTTCTGCCGTATCTTTTTTGTCCCTAGAATAAAACACTTTAACATCATAATCAATTGTAGCAGAAATTAACGCATTGTTAATTGCTCTCCACTTTTCAGTTATCTTCCTAATATCATTAATATCGCCCTCTACGAGTAATATTGGAAAACGATAAACCTCTGAAAGCCTGCTAATTTGGTCAAAAAACCTTTTGTCAAAAACTGAATTTACTAGATCATTTACTGATTTCCTCTCTACTGCAACATCATCAGTTATTACATAATCAGCTACAGTAAGTTGAGAAAATATTACTGTAATTCCTAACTCCTTTAATAATTCTGGTATGCCACTAGCCTTTTCCCTATCATCAGCATAAATTCTAATTACCATAACACTAATAAGTTACTTTGCTTAAGCTTTTATACCTGTTTGGCCACCTTGCGGATAATACTTCGATAGCATGTCATTTATTTTAGCCTGCAAGTCTTCTAGTTGCTTTCTTAAAATACTTTCTTGCTTCTGATAAGTCCTCGATCTGAGTTCTAACAATTCCTTCCTATCATTAAGCTCCTTTTCTACTGATGTCTTATCTGACTTAACTAATAGATTCCCAACAATCTTATAAATGGTTGCATCTGCATTGAGAACGGATAACTCTTCCAATACCTTATTTATCTCCCTTAACTCATTCTCTATGGTAGACTTTTCTAACAATAATCTATCAAGCTGATCTTTTAACTGTTGAAACTTAGCTAGTTGAGCTTGAACTTCTGGAGGTAATTTCTCGGCCACTTTTTTCCACCTCTTCCAGTGACTTTAGAATTGTATAGATCCAAAGTATATAAGAGTTCATTATAGCCCTAGCTCTTGTAATTGATGGTGCATCTATCTCAATCTGCAAAGGAGATTTCCTAATTTTTACATATTTAGTATCTATCTTTTCAATTATTATTGAATTATATATAATTTCTTGTAGTTCGATCTTATTGGAATTATCTACATAGAGCGAAATCTGTATTTTCACGCTTCTAATATCATCTTCAAAAACTTAATATTTTTCGTAGTTAACATAAACAGAAGTTCACAAATATTGGTATGGATAAGCCTTGAGTTCACAACAACGTCACAATTATTTGTTAAGTTGTACATATTCATATCAACTAGAAAATCCCTTAGAAAATCACATTCGTTTAGTTTTATGCACACATTACTATGCCCTTTTATCTGGTTTAATGATACGTTGTAGTCAGAAGGTAACGACAAACCACTTAATTTAAAAAAGTATTTTATAGAGAGGCTCTCTAAATCATAAACAATTATCCTTAGTGGATTCCCATTCTTGGCTAATACGAACAATAAATATAATGCCCCTAAATTAATAGCCCTTTCAAATATTTCTATCTTACTTTTTTTACCACGCGTAATTTTAACTGAATCTGGCAATACAAAAGTTAAAACATTTAAAAAATTTCTTGTCCTAATACTAGGGTCTCTAGACGAAGTTATAACTATTCTAGTACGGTGTATATGCAAGACCTGCCCACTTAGAATTACATTTCTTGCAATACCATATCCCGGAAGCTAACCTGATAACCTTACCGGTAGTCTTACAATAGGGACATTGATGTTCATCGTACCTCTTCTCCATTATTTCTTTCCACTTTTTCCTTAGAGTAGATCCATATCTAGCTCCGAACCTTCCCGAAATTCCCGTGACTTTACCCATAATTGTCACCTAATAATTAGATTCCTAGATGCTTTTTAAGTTCTTCTAAAAGCTTAACTGCTGTTGATCTTGCTGTATTCTCAGCTTGATCAATGTCTTGTAAAGACATACTGCCCTTTCCACTCTTTTGAATCCCTACTATTTTTAGATCAGGAGTATAGGAAAAGGAAATTTTAGCATCCATTATTGATTCTTCATCCAAATCTGGATCTACTACCAAATATTTATCAACTTTTGCTACAGAAATTGTAACTACTGGATAGTTCAATGGTAATTTTCCCACAACCTCATTTTTATTAACGCTAATCCCGTTAGAATGTTGTTCTACCTTGTACACTTTAGTATTATACAATGCTGCAACTGAAGCTAACGTGCATGCGTCTAGTACATTTCCACCATAATCCAATACATAAACATCTAGCCACACTGTCCATACGCTTTTACCTGGTTCTATCACAAGTTTAGTTAGATCTAAAGCTTTGGAATCTCTTAAACTTCTATCTACTACTCTAGCTAATTCAATTGCATTCTCATCTGGAGGTCCAGGCTCGAAGGTCTCATAAGCTAACGGTAAAAGTTCAACGTTCACGATAAGGTTGCCTTGGTTAGGAGTATCTTCGTAAGGTTTGTCTATTTCGAGTTTGGTCCCAGCTAATACCATTGTTGTGCCTAACTTAACTAAAGCAGAACCATCAGCTTTTTTTGCGTAATCTAGTGTTATCGAAAGAGGCCTATAATCCGTTAATTTTCTTCCATCTTGCCTAATGCCTTTCTCAAAAAGACTTACTATACTTTCCTTTTTAATTATAGGTATAATATTCTGGTTTGATGGAGTAGAAGACAACGCTATACACCCTCTTCTTTAAACTCTACATACTTACTTTTTAGAGCCTCTCTCTCTAAATTATATATTATATTTATACCCTTAACTGCTAGATCAAAAGCTTGCCTAAACTCATCTGGTGTCATACTACCATTTAGTTGAAATAACGTTACTTGGTTTAAAGATGGCATCATTGCAATAGGCATGTCAGCCTCTCCCCACATATCCTCGGTTTCATTTAAATCTAGAATTATTACACCATCAGCCTTCCCTACAGCCACTCCAGCTATTAAATCCCTCATAGGAATTCCAGCATCTGCTAGTGCTAAGGAGGCGGCCATTAATGAAACTAATCTGGATCCAGCATCTGCTTGTAATATTTCAGTAAATACATCTATAGCAGTTCTAGGAAACAGCTCTACTAAAACTGCTGATTCTAAAGCCTCTCTTATAACCTTAGAAAGCTCAATCTCTCTTCTGCTAGGTGCTGGATTCTTTCTCTCATCCGTAGAGAATGGTGTCATGTGATATCTCACTCTAAGTACTGCCCTATCTGGAAGAGATAGGTGCCTTGGATGCATCTCCTTAGGACCGTAAACTGCAGCTATAGCCTTCGTATTTCCCATTTCAAAAATTGCCGAGCCATCAGCATTTTTGAGAACACCTAATTCTATCTTTATACTTCTTAATTCATCTGGCTTTCTACCATCTGTTCGCTTTCCATCATCAAGAATTAGTTTTGGTCTCTCCACTTGAAGCATTTCTCTCACCTAATTTTTCCTCAATGAATTGTTTTATTCTATCTGTTAATCCTTTTATATGTGACTCATTCTCGATCTTCCTAATTGCCTCAATTAAAATTTCTTCAGAAAAGCGTGAAGGGCAAGTAGCCCATATCCTACCATTGTTAGCAACAAAAATACTACATCCGCTTTTTGAGGTTAAGGTCTCATACATACTTTTATTCTTACCTATAACGCGTGGGACTTTAACTGGCATTATATCGATGACTATACCATTACTTACACGCCCTAGATCCTTGCCTTTAACGGATAAGACGGGATCTATTGACCTATCAAAATTTTCAATTCTAGCTATAACATAGTCACCTACATCTAAATATCTCCTTAAGTCCTCTCCAACATTAATAGACCTCCCTAAAAGATTTGAAGCTGGTAAGTAAGCCTTATAAGGTGCTTTTATATCAACCACCCAGCCATAGATCTCAACGTCCTCCACTAAACCTATTACTATGTCATTAATCTTAGGATAATAAAACGAGCCTTCCAAGGGAATTACCTCAAATTGAGTATCTTTTACATCAAAAAGCCCAACAACTGTGGAGTAGTATTTGCTGTTAATCTTTAGTATATAAGGAGACCAAGGAATCTGAAATTCGCCTTCTGCTAATAACTCACCAGGAACTACTATTGACCTTGGCTGTAAGACAATTTTCTGGGACTGACTCATGTTCATCTCACTTGCAATACTTTAACTTCAACTTCTCCTTTTGTAAGACTATTTAACTTATCTATAACGTCTTGCTGTGCACCGGCAGGTATTTCCAATTCCGCAAGTAGCGTACCATCTTCTAACCAATTGGCCTTTTTTACCTCCCCTAAGTTATGCAATTGAGATTTAACCTTAGAGCTATATTCTGATGGTACTTTAATACTAAGCAAAGCCCTTGCTATTTTAATTGGAATTATCTTAGAAATCTCCTTTACTATTTGCATAGCTTGTGCTTCCACGTCTTTGTTTAAATCGATTTGTATTCTAGCTTGTTCCATTGCCATCTCTAATCTGGTTGGCGGAATTGGCAAATTAGTTTTTGGATCAACTGCGTTCCTATGAATAAAATCAATTATTTGCTTTCTCTTAGTTTCTAGCATTTCTTTCCTTTGTTCTGCAGTTACTGGTAATTCACCTTTAAGTAAAATTTCTTTTACAATTGTCTCGAAATCGGTAGTACCAAAAACTTTTTTAAGTGATGCTGGAGACGCTTTTAAACCTTTCTTTACGTCCTTATAAATAGTATCAGAAACCACTACATCAGAAAGACTTATGCTCTTCCCACTTCTAAAAGCTAATGCTTCTTTTGGCTTAGCTAATATCTCAAACCTCTCTCCATGTGACTCATATTTAACTATTACATAATCACGCTCCTTCGTCATGAAAAAAATCCACCTTATTATAACTTCTGTAAATACATATTCTTATCTTCATTAGTCATTTTCAGAAATAACCCAGTCTGGGTTGAGGCATATCCTATTTCCACAGTATTTGGAGTTAACTTTTCATTAGGCTTTAGAGTAGCCGATAAGGCCTTTAAAGCAAGCAATATAGTCTCTTCCACATTCAAATCCTCCTTATAATTCTTCTCTAAAAACTCAGTAGCTGTATAGTAACCCTGCCCTATTGCAACAGCTTGATATGGCATATATTGCCCACTAGGTTCAGTCATAAATAATTTAGGAACTGATTTATCTATTCCCGCAATTACTAGGGCAACGCCAAATGGTCTAACTCCTCCATGTTGTGTATACATTTGCTTAACATCAGCAACTGATTTGGTTAGATAATCAATGCTAACTGGTTCATCATATATTAACCTGTGTTGTAATGCTATATTCCTTGCATAGTCTATTAAAACTCTTCCATCAGAAGCTAATCCAGCAAAACTGCACCCTACGTGATCGTCGATTAAAAATACTTTCTCTATGCTATCTACATCTAGTAAAGATTGAGCTTTCCTTTTCTCACTTGCAATAACAACACTAGACTTTGATTTAATACCAATTGCTGTCCATCCCTTTTTTACAGCTTCAAATGCATAGTCTACTTGATATAGTGATCCGTCGGGCGAGAATATGGTTATTGCCCTATCATATCCCATAGCGGCTGGTCCGAACGCCATATACTATTCACTCATGAAATACTGAGTAATCCCTAATTTTAAAAATATCGTTCAGCTCGTCGCAGAGAACATCATCGATACAGTCCGGAGCGGCTTCATCACTTTAATCCGATTAGTTTTTTCGCCTTTTTTAAGCTACCGGTTGTCCTTCTAGGAACTATTAGAATTTTATTATTATTAATTTCCTTAGCAAAGGGTAAACTAGCTAAAACTGCCTTGTAACCTACCCTATTAGTGGATATAATTCCTTCTTGAGTATCTTCTCGATAGGTAACAACTTTGGGGTTTGCAATGTTAAGCCACACACTACCTAATAAGTCCTTCAAGGAGTTGCGAATAACTCTCTCTAAATCATCGCCTTTTACTTTATATTCAGAGATTACATAAAATACTATATACCTTTTAGCTCTTATTATTTTCTTATTTTTTACAATATCAACATTTAATTGTCTTCTTTTAAAATATAATACAGTTAATATAAGAATCCATAATATTAATATAATGTCAATTATTAATTGAATTGAGTTCATTCAACAACTTTATGGGATTTATTATAACAAACTTATAAGCTTCCTCTTCATCAGCTCCCAGTACAGTCAAATAACTTATTTTGGAGATTGGACTCCAGATTTCATCAAAAGAGCTTGCATACGAGGAGAAAATAATATTAGGTATCCATTTATATGCAAACAGTATAGCGTTATATAATAACCCGCTAGAAGATTTAAGGGAAATCTCAACAAATTTGCCATAAGATCTTAACAGATTTAGCATGCTTTTCTTAAATATTCTAATATTATCATCATCTAATACCACAGCATTAACCCTCTTATTGATAACAGCGTACTTTAAGGCATCTATTGAAAGGGGTTTTACAAAAACCAAAACTTCCTTACTAACAAATTGCTTCTTAAACGCCTTTTTCAGTTGATTTCCATTTTCTACTTTTATAGTAACTCTTTTTATACCAACTAAACCATCTTCACTAAAAATCGTATTATAACCTAGCCTTTTTGCATAAGGAAACAGCTTAGAGTTTAGAATGCATGATTCGACTATTAACAAGTTTCTTTATCTCCTCCTTTATATTCTCCAAGGAAGTATTAAACGAAATTATACATTTAATGACATCATCGCCCTCTTTAAGAACAAGTCTATGCTCAGCAATTAAATATTGTTTATCGAATCTCAAATATAACTTACTTCCATCTATATGAGAATCTATAGTTGTAAGAATAAGCATTAGTTCTGATGTTTCAATTTTCTCCAATATTATTTTAAAAAATTGCTCCCCACTCTTCCTATCAAATCTGTATTCCAATATAATTATTTTATTACCGTAATGACCTTGAGCAGTTGTAACATTTTTCTTTGAGTTAGAGATAAGAGGAGAGAAAAAACTCTCTATAGTATTTACTATTTTATTGTAATCCTCAGTCTCATGAATAAAAACTGAAATTATTGCTTGATTTATTTTCATACTTACTTTCCTGGTATTTTATCATACTCTTGTAATTTATAATACTTACTTGCCTCATGTCTTTTCTTTTCTTCTCTTTCCTTCTGTTTTCTATTCCACTTATATCTTACGGTACCCTTAAGTCCTCTAGATTTCCTCAATCCCCTGACCTTCTTACCTGCAGACGTTAGACCTCTAAATACTCTATTTCTATTGCTAGGATCTTGAAGCCACTTATGCTTAGGATCACTCTTTATTACCGGGTGAGAAGGATCCACCATGACGATCTCATAATACTTATAGAGACCATCCTCTCCAACATAATAACTACCAAGTACCTCTAAATTGGGATATTTCCTTGCAGCCCTTTCCTCAGCTATCCATCTATATCCTTTAGCTGGACTATAACCATAAACACCCATTCTTTTTGGCCTTCTACCCTTATTTGGTCTAGGCTTATTTAGACCTCCTCTTCTAACTCTAACTCTAACTATAACAAACCCTTGCTTAGCCTTATAGCCTAAACTTCTAGCCCTATTTAGCCTAGTTGGTTTAGCTAACCTAACTATCGAAGGTTCTTTTCTCCATTTGATAAGTCTTTGCCTTAATACACTTTTTTTCCACTCTTCTGAATTCCATGTATTCTCTATATAGTGATACATTGATAATGCCATCTATTCTCAAAATACTATGCTAAGCATCTAATTAATAAATGTGTCCACTAAATCAGAACATATGATTACCATTGGAATTATAGGAAAGACCAATGTGGGTAAAAGTACGTTTTTTGCAGCAGCAACGCTAAAAGATGTGGAAATAGCTAATAGACCATTTGTAACTATAAATCCAAATGAAGGCATAGGATATGTAAAAGTAAAATGCGCTCATACTGAATTCAATGTGAAGTGTAATCCAAAAAATTCTATATGTATTGAAGATTACAGATTCATACCAGTAAAACTAGTAGATGTAGCTGGATTAATACCTGGCGCTCATGAAGGAAGAGGATTAGGAAATAAATTCTTGGATGATTTACGTCAAGCTGATGCACTAATACACGTAATCGACGCAAGTGGGTCCACAAATGAAGAGGGCGTCCCAGTAGAGCCCGGATCTAGAGACCCTGAAGAGGATATAAAATTTATAGAAAGTGAGCTAGATGAATGGTTTTATTCAATTATTAATAAAGATTGGGCTAAATTTGCCAGAACATCAGATTTATCTGGAAAAGATCTAGTAGACGCGTTATTAAGCAAACTATCCGGAGTATCTGTAAATAGATCACACATTATTGAGACTTTAAAAGTTACAAAATTGGAAAACCTAAAATTAATGCAGTGGACGGAACAAGATCTAAGAGTATTTGCTAAAACTTTACGATCAGTAAGTAAACCTATGATAATTGCTGCGAACAAGAGCGATCTACCGCAAGCTAGAAATAACATTAGGAGATTAAAAGAGAAATACAAGTGGGCTATTCCAACTAGTGCAGCATCAGAAATGGCTCTACGGAAAGCCGCAAAAGCTGGAATAATATCTTACATTCCCGGAGATAGTGATTTTACCATACTTAAACCATTAAACGAGAAACAAAAGAGCGCTCTAGAATATATTAGAACTAGTGTACTACAAGTATATGGAAGCACTGGAGTTCAGCAAGCAATAAATACAGCAATCTTTGATGCGTTAAACATGATTGTAACATATCCAGTTGAAGATGAGAGAAAACTAACTGACAAAAATGGAAATGTTTTGCCAGACGCAATACTCTTAAAGAAAGGGTCTACTCCAAAAGATTTAGCTAATGCCATACATACGGAACTAGCTAAAGGTTTCTTATACGCTATTGATGTGAAAAGAAAAATGAGAGTGGGAGAGAATTATCAACTACAGAATAATGATGTAATAAAGATTGTTTCAAGTACCGCTAGACCTTCTTAGGTAATATGGAACATATTTCTCTCCTTTCTCAACATCTCTATCAACAACAGCTCCTGGATAAATCCAAGCATATGCACCAATCTTTACCCCAGGCAATATTGATACATTAATCCCAGTTCTTACATGGGCACCTACTATTGCACCTAATTTCTTTCTACCACTGCTTACCCTTTCGTTTTTTATATTAACCTTAACTTCCTCTTCATCAAACCGCAAATTCGCGGTTATAGTTCCAGCTCCAAAATTTACACCCTCACAGATTACACTGTCTCCGACATAACTTAAATGCGGAATCTTTGCGTTTTCCATTATCACGCTTTCCTTTATCTCGTTAAACGCACCAACCTTAACGTTACTTCCTATCACACTATATGGCCTTATATACGCATTAGGTCCGATAACAGAATTTTTACCTATATAAACGGGACCCTCTATATAGGTACCAGATTTTATTATAACCCCATCTTCAATAACTACTTTACCTTTGATTTTAACATTTTCTTCGATTACACCTAGATTTCGATCCTTCTCCTTATCTAAAAGTACCTTATTAGCTTCTATTAAATCCCAAGGCCTTCCTATATCTAACCATATTCCATTGTACGTAACTACCTTAACCTTATTTCCGATAAGATTTACAGCATCTGTAAGCTCAAATTCACCTCTACTTGATAAACTTATTTTATCAATATATGAGAAAATATCATAGGTAAACTTATAGATACCTGCGTTAATTATATTTGACGGAGGATTCTCAGGCTTTTCGACTATTC belongs to Saccharolobus solfataricus and includes:
- the spn gene encoding bifunctional sugar-1-phosphate nucleotidylyltransferase/acetyltransferase; protein product: MKAVVLAAGKGERLEPITHTRPKPFVPVLETPLILRHIRILKKYINKIIIVINSNHKDYFKTIEGVSLVEQTEGKGTAAALRAAEKYLEGDEEFLVIYGDLLFEEDALDKIVNTEGEAILARESEDPRKFGVIVKDSENRLVRIVEKPENPPSNIINAGIYKFTYDIFSYIDKISLSSRGEFELTDAVNLIGNKVKVVTYNGIWLDIGRPWDLIEANKVLLDKEKDRNLGVIEENVKIKGKVVIEDGVIIKSGTYIEGPVYIGKNSVIGPNAYIRPYSVIGSNVKVGAFNEIKESVIMENAKIPHLSYVGDSVICEGVNFGAGTITANLRFDEEEVKVNIKNERVSSGRKKLGAIVGAHVRTGINVSILPGVKIGAYAWIYPGAVVDRDVEKGEKYVPYYLRRSSGT